A window of Paraburkholderia sp. PGU19 genomic DNA:
GCGCCGGAATGCCCGTGGCGAACATATGGTGAATCCACACCACGAAACCGATCAGCATCGTTGCGATTGTCGACAGCGCAACGGGGCCGTAACCCACCAGCGGCCGGCGACAGAATACGGGCAATGCATCGGAGACGATGCCCATCGCGGGAAGCACGACGACATACACCCATGGGTGCGCGAAAATCCAGAAGAGGTGTTGCCACAGCAGCGCGCGTCCGCCGTTCAGCACGTCGAAGAAGTGCGTGCCGATGCGGCGGTCCATCCACAGCATCAGGAATGCGAGGCTTACCGATGGCACCGCGACGAGATTGCCGCATGATGCCGTCATCGTGCCCCACACCAGCACGGGAATGCGATCGAGCGACATGCCTGGCGCGCGCATGCGCAGCAAGGTCACGACGAAGTTCACGGAGGCCACTGTTGTCGAGATGCCGAGCAGCACCATGCCGAGCGCGTATACATCGATGTTCGGCCCGGTGTCGTAGGCGAGGCCCGACAGCGGAACATAGTTGAACCATCCTGCGTTGGGCGCCTGCCCGAGCGGAAAGCTTGCATACAGAAAGACGGCAGCGAACAGAAAGATCCAGTACGAGAACGCATTGAGGCGCGGAAATGCCATATCGCGCGCGCCGAGTATCAGCGGCCACAAATAGTTCGAGAAGCCAGATAGCACGGGCAGCGCGTACAGAAAGATCATCGTCACGCCGTGCATCGTGAAGAGCTGGTTGTATTGCTCCGGCGTGAGCACGGTGTTATTCGGCAGCGCGAGTTGCACGCGCATGATGAGAGCCTCGACGCCGCCTGCGATCAGGAATATGAACGCCGTGACGAGATAACGGATGCCGATGCGCTTGTGATCGACGGTGGACAGCCAGCCGCGCCAGCCCGGCGGCGTTTCCCACAGTTCGCGCAGTCGCTGCTCGGCGGCACTGCCGCGCGCCACCGCCCCGCGTTGCAAGGTGCGCTCGAGCGGCGGGATCACAGTCGAAGAGGAGGTCGTGTCGGCCATGCGTGTCCTGTCAGTGCAAGGTCGCGAGATACGCGGACAACGCAGCCGCTTCCGCCGATGTCAGCATGATGCTGGG
This region includes:
- the ctaD gene encoding cytochrome c oxidase subunit I, whose protein sequence is MADTTSSSTVIPPLERTLQRGAVARGSAAEQRLRELWETPPGWRGWLSTVDHKRIGIRYLVTAFIFLIAGGVEALIMRVQLALPNNTVLTPEQYNQLFTMHGVTMIFLYALPVLSGFSNYLWPLILGARDMAFPRLNAFSYWIFLFAAVFLYASFPLGQAPNAGWFNYVPLSGLAYDTGPNIDVYALGMVLLGISTTVASVNFVVTLLRMRAPGMSLDRIPVLVWGTMTASCGNLVAVPSVSLAFLMLWMDRRIGTHFFDVLNGGRALLWQHLFWIFAHPWVYVVVLPAMGIVSDALPVFCRRPLVGYGPVALSTIATMLIGFVVWIHHMFATGIPALALSLFGAASMAISIPSAIATFAWIATIWTGRPVFRVPFYYFAGFVLLFVIGGVSGVMTAAVPFDWQLTDTYFVVAHLHYVLLGINVFPVIGGVYFWFPKFTGRMMSERVGKLAFWIMFVGFNVAFFPMHIAGLLGMPRRIYTYAPDMGWSTVNLVTSVGSFVLALGILMFLCDLVVSLRRGVPAGDNPWDAGTLEWSASSPPPPYNFAVAPTVASRHPLWEGRIEEEDQNGMRSSLAEGFILDQGREALGTTALEARPDVILKMPEDSYTPFILSVFATLFFAALALLAWWFAAAMLLGCAASLVMWLWPERSLIQREPRRVRDAGS